Proteins from one Desulfonema limicola genomic window:
- a CDS encoding TetR/AcrR family transcriptional regulator, translated as MKKENNKRKKIMKAALELVAENGFHNSPTSQIAKNAGVGAGTIYRYFENKDILIREIHDEIRKEILEYIFKGDNPDLPVRDRFICFFSGLAGFLLDNHSKYKYIEQYYNSPYGIDEKRACKEDDPFEIFFNHAKQQHIMKDIDNEILFALAFGPISFLLKDHCSGFIELNDEIIQKVIRASWDALKL; from the coding sequence ATGAAAAAAGAAAATAATAAACGTAAAAAAATAATGAAAGCAGCCCTTGAACTGGTTGCTGAAAACGGGTTTCATAACAGTCCTACTTCCCAGATTGCAAAAAATGCAGGTGTTGGAGCAGGTACAATTTACAGGTATTTTGAAAACAAGGATATATTGATCCGTGAAATTCATGATGAAATAAGAAAGGAAATCCTGGAATATATTTTTAAAGGAGATAATCCAGACCTGCCTGTGCGGGACAGGTTCATCTGTTTCTTTTCAGGACTGGCAGGGTTTCTCCTGGATAATCACAGTAAATATAAATACATAGAACAATATTACAATTCACCATACGGAATTGATGAAAAAAGGGCATGCAAGGAAGATGATCCTTTTGAAATATTTTTTAATCATGCTAAACAGCAGCATATTATGAAAGATATTGATAATGAGATTCTTTTTGCCCTTGCATTCGGCCCGATTTCATTTTTGCTTAAAGATCACTGTTCAGGTTTTATTGAATTGAATGATGAAATAATTCAAAAAGTTATCAGGGCTTCCTGGGATGCTCTTAAACTGTAA
- a CDS encoding efflux RND transporter periplasmic adaptor subunit: MENKNKNNHDNKISDKNKSKIWLRYALLFSVALVIIINGIFFFLSNPSASVNPGDKKAAVKMPLMTVEVTDVIVSSSNNEIKTVGTLLANESVVMRSEVNGRITAIDFNEGEAVSRDMVLFSLDQSVLTAELEKAKANLDLHWADYNRAKSLLKERAISERERDQAFALWKLDKANMQVIQAQLDKTVIRAPFDGTLGLRKVSTGDFINAGQELINIEDTSKLKVEFKIPEIHSSLARPGQKVLLESDAFPGEVFEAEVYAVNPRIDSQARNLELRAVMENRDQKLRPGQFVRVSLEVGTDESALFVPEQALISQPKRQFVWKIEQGSTHMTEVTIGKREKGMVQIVKGLEPGDTVITGGFQKIGEGMQVNAVKADPNMFI; this comes from the coding sequence ATGGAAAACAAGAATAAAAACAATCATGACAATAAGATTTCTGATAAAAACAAAAGTAAAATATGGCTGAGATATGCACTCCTGTTTTCAGTTGCACTTGTTATAATAATTAACGGGATTTTCTTTTTCCTGTCCAATCCGTCAGCATCTGTAAATCCTGGAGATAAGAAAGCCGCCGTTAAAATGCCTCTTATGACAGTCGAGGTAACTGATGTTATTGTAAGCTCTTCAAATAATGAAATAAAAACCGTTGGAACACTTCTGGCAAATGAATCTGTTGTTATGCGTTCCGAGGTAAACGGAAGGATTACAGCCATAGATTTTAATGAAGGAGAGGCTGTTTCCAGGGATATGGTTCTTTTTTCCCTGGATCAATCTGTTCTTACTGCTGAACTGGAAAAAGCAAAAGCTAACCTGGATCTGCACTGGGCAGACTATAACCGGGCAAAATCCCTTTTAAAAGAAAGGGCCATATCTGAGCGTGAGAGGGATCAGGCTTTTGCTTTGTGGAAACTGGATAAAGCCAATATGCAGGTTATCCAGGCCCAGCTTGACAAGACTGTTATCCGCGCTCCTTTTGACGGCACCCTCGGCCTGAGAAAGGTCAGCACAGGGGATTTTATCAATGCAGGCCAGGAATTGATTAATATAGAAGATACATCAAAACTCAAGGTTGAATTCAAAATCCCTGAGATTCATTCCTCCCTGGCAAGACCAGGGCAGAAGGTTCTGCTTGAGTCTGACGCTTTTCCAGGCGAGGTTTTTGAAGCCGAGGTTTATGCAGTTAATCCCCGCATAGACAGCCAGGCAAGAAACCTTGAACTCCGTGCTGTTATGGAAAACAGGGATCAGAAACTGCGTCCGGGCCAGTTTGTCAGGGTGTCTTTGGAAGTGGGAACAGATGAATCAGCTCTTTTTGTTCCTGAACAGGCTCTTATTTCCCAGCCTAAGCGCCAGTTTGTATGGAAGATTGAACAAGGCAGCACCCATATGACAGAGGTAACCATCGGCAAAAGGGAAAAAGGTATGGTTCAGATTGTAAAGGGACTGGAACCAGGGGATACGGTTATTACCGGTGGATTTCAGAAAATCGGCGAAGGAATGCAGGTAAATGCAGTTAAGGCTGATCCAAATATGTTTATTTAA